The Quercus robur chromosome 7, dhQueRobu3.1, whole genome shotgun sequence genome has a segment encoding these proteins:
- the LOC126692319 gene encoding transcription factor DIVARICATA translates to MNPEIEIQSPASYLQNSNWLYQESKGTNWTLEENKQFENALALYDKDTPDRWLRIAATIPGKTVGDVMKQYRELEEDVSDIEAGLIPIPGYGSNSFTLEWVNNQGFGDLKQFYSVGGKRGASTRPSDQERKKGIPWTEEEHRQFLLGLKKYGKGDWRNIARNYVTTRTPTQVASHAQKYFIRQLSGGKDKRRSSIHDITTVNVPETKSPSSDSKRSPSPDHCAMVMQPQQHLEMGVISRQQQYDWKTPYEATTMAFNPANVNMFMKPFCGISSYGPNLQEQNLFRSTLHGSQFGPYNTMFQMQPMQHQ, encoded by the exons ATGAATCCGGAAATTGAAATTCAGTCTCCAGCCTCCTATCTGCAGAATTCTAACTGGTTGTATCAGGAAAGCAAGGGAACTAATTGGACCTTGGAAGAGAATAAGCAGTTCGAGAATGCTCTTGCTTTATACGATAAGGATACCCCGGATCGATGGCTTAGGATTGCGGCCACGATCCCAGGCAAGACTGTAGGAGATGTGATGAAACAGTACAGGGAGTTGGAAGAAGATGTTAGTGACATAGAGGCGGGCTTGATTCCAATTCCTGGTTATGGTAGTAATTCTTTCACACTGGAGTGGGTGAACAATCAAGGCTTTGGTGATTTGAAACAATTCTATAGTGTTGGTGGAAAGAGGGGCGCCTCTACTCGGCCTTCTGATCAGGAAAGGAAGAAAGGGATACCATGGACAGAAGAAGAGCACAG GCAATTTCTGCTGGGTCTCAAGAAGTATGGTAAAGGTGACTGGAGAAATATCGCTCGCAATTATGTGACCACTAGGACCCCTACTCAGGTAGCTAGTCATGCTCAGAAGTACTTTATCAGGCAGCTTTCAGGAGGGAAGGATAAGAGAAGGTCTAGCATCCATGATATTACTACTGTCAATGTTCCAGAAACTAAATCTCCCTCTTCAGACAGTAAAAGATCTCCTTCACCAGATCACTGTGCAATGGTTATGCAGCCTCAGCAGCATCTAGAGATGGGTGTTATCAGTAGACAGCAGCAATATGACTGGAAAACACCATATGAGGCCACAACCATGGCTTTCAACCCAGCAAATGTAAACATGTTCATGAAACCATTTTGTGGGATTTCTTCATATGGACCTAACCTGCAGGAACAAAATCTATTCCGGAGCACCCTTCACGGATCTCAGTTTGGACCTTACAATACAATGTTTCAGATGCAGCCAATGCAACATCAGTGA